The following coding sequences lie in one Pristis pectinata isolate sPriPec2 chromosome 20, sPriPec2.1.pri, whole genome shotgun sequence genomic window:
- the LOC127580665 gene encoding CMRF35-like molecule 8 isoform X1, whose product MWFSALLLLSVISSSLAQAPTTVIRAGVGETVTMECPHTPKRKHIGWCRANSSEKCIIVVDTLKYNDNGRTSIRRLNESVFVTTSQLKKSDSGTYWCGHYKENSIIISDIVMLEVFTADSWTPNKTTVNGMMGNSTTLHCQYEEQFKSYKKFLCKVTSVNRCSIIASSEQSNSRKLSISINNYSNFAVTMKQTDEVDEGEYWCGATITVDFEIVQVKILEFYKATTRRPKVPTNIGRNNTPQIWHIVLPLVLGLLVLLLIVLLIKRMKRIKPITPENNNKIPETPATTKIEKETEDTITYSTVTIQPSTQAEESPVIYSNLKDMKEQNGDIKIHSSESVEYSTLMFSS is encoded by the exons ATGTGGTTCTCTGCTCTGCTGTTGCTCTCTGTGATTTCAA GTTCATTGGCGCAAGCTCCCACAACGGTGATAAGAGCAGGAGTGGGAGAAACGGTCACAATGGAATGTCCACACACACCGAAACGGAAACACATTGGCTGGTGCAGAGCAAATTCCTCAGAGAAATGCATTATAGTAGTGGACACTCTTAAGTACAATGACAATGGAAGAACATCAATCAGAAGACTCAATGAATCTGTTTTCGTAACCACAAGTCAACTTAAGAAGAGTGACTCAGGGACTTATTGGTGCGGACATTACAAGGAAAATTCTATCATAATATCAGACATTGTCATGCTGGAAGTTTTCACAG CAGATTCATGGACACCAAACAAAACCACAGTCAACGGAATGATGGGAAACTCCACCACTCTACACTGTCAGTACGAGGAGCAATTTAAATCATACAAGAAATTCTTGTGTAAAGTAACCTCTGTAAATAGGTGCAGCATCATAGCTAGCTCTGAACAGAGCAACAGCAGAAAGCTATCAATCAGCATAAACAATTACTCTAACTTTGCTGTCACCATGAAGCAGACTGACGAAGTAGATGAAGGGGAGTACTGGTGCGGAGCAACGATAACAGTTGACTTCGAGATCGTACAGGTTAAAATcctggagttttataaag CAACTACAAGAAGACCAAAAGTTCCCACCAACATCGGAAG GAACAACACCCCACAGATATGGCACATTGTGCTTCCACTTGTGTTGGGACTACTAGTCTTATTACTGATAGTTCTGCTTATAAAGAGAATGAAACGGATCAAACCTATCACTCCTGAGA ATAATAACAAaatcccagaaactcctgctacAACCAAG attgagaAAGAAACTGAAGATACCATTACCTATTCCACTGTGACTATTCAGCCTTCTACTCAGGCAGAAGAAAGTCCAGTAATTTATTCTAATCTGAAGGATATGAAAGAGCAAAATGGAGACATCAAGATCCATTCTTCAGAATCAGTGGAATATTCCACCCTCATGTTTAGCTCCTAG
- the LOC127580665 gene encoding polymeric immunoglobulin receptor-like isoform X2: MWFSALLLLSVISSSLAQAPTTVIRAGVGETVTMECPHTPKRKHIGWCRANSSEKCIIVVDTLKYNDNGRTSIRRLNESVFVTTSQLKKSDSGTYWCGHYKENSIIISDIVMLEVFTDSWTPNKTTVNGMMGNSTTLHCQYEEQFKSYKKFLCKVTSVNRCSIIASSEQSNSRKLSISINNYSNFAVTMKQTDEVDEGEYWCGATITVDFEIVQVKILEFYKATTRRPKVPTNIGRNNTPQIWHIVLPLVLGLLVLLLIVLLIKRMKRIKPITPENNNKIPETPATTKIEKETEDTITYSTVTIQPSTQAEESPVIYSNLKDMKEQNGDIKIHSSESVEYSTLMFSS, from the exons ATGTGGTTCTCTGCTCTGCTGTTGCTCTCTGTGATTTCAA GTTCATTGGCGCAAGCTCCCACAACGGTGATAAGAGCAGGAGTGGGAGAAACGGTCACAATGGAATGTCCACACACACCGAAACGGAAACACATTGGCTGGTGCAGAGCAAATTCCTCAGAGAAATGCATTATAGTAGTGGACACTCTTAAGTACAATGACAATGGAAGAACATCAATCAGAAGACTCAATGAATCTGTTTTCGTAACCACAAGTCAACTTAAGAAGAGTGACTCAGGGACTTATTGGTGCGGACATTACAAGGAAAATTCTATCATAATATCAGACATTGTCATGCTGGAAGTTTTCACAG ATTCATGGACACCAAACAAAACCACAGTCAACGGAATGATGGGAAACTCCACCACTCTACACTGTCAGTACGAGGAGCAATTTAAATCATACAAGAAATTCTTGTGTAAAGTAACCTCTGTAAATAGGTGCAGCATCATAGCTAGCTCTGAACAGAGCAACAGCAGAAAGCTATCAATCAGCATAAACAATTACTCTAACTTTGCTGTCACCATGAAGCAGACTGACGAAGTAGATGAAGGGGAGTACTGGTGCGGAGCAACGATAACAGTTGACTTCGAGATCGTACAGGTTAAAATcctggagttttataaag CAACTACAAGAAGACCAAAAGTTCCCACCAACATCGGAAG GAACAACACCCCACAGATATGGCACATTGTGCTTCCACTTGTGTTGGGACTACTAGTCTTATTACTGATAGTTCTGCTTATAAAGAGAATGAAACGGATCAAACCTATCACTCCTGAGA ATAATAACAAaatcccagaaactcctgctacAACCAAG attgagaAAGAAACTGAAGATACCATTACCTATTCCACTGTGACTATTCAGCCTTCTACTCAGGCAGAAGAAAGTCCAGTAATTTATTCTAATCTGAAGGATATGAAAGAGCAAAATGGAGACATCAAGATCCATTCTTCAGAATCAGTGGAATATTCCACCCTCATGTTTAGCTCCTAG
- the LOC127580665 gene encoding CMRF35-like molecule 8 isoform X3 codes for MECPHTPKRKHIGWCRANSSEKCIIVVDTLKYNDNGRTSIRRLNESVFVTTSQLKKSDSGTYWCGHYKENSIIISDIVMLEVFTADSWTPNKTTVNGMMGNSTTLHCQYEEQFKSYKKFLCKVTSVNRCSIIASSEQSNSRKLSISINNYSNFAVTMKQTDEVDEGEYWCGATITVDFEIVQVKILEFYKATTRRPKVPTNIGRNNTPQIWHIVLPLVLGLLVLLLIVLLIKRMKRIKPITPENNNKIPETPATTKIEKETEDTITYSTVTIQPSTQAEESPVIYSNLKDMKEQNGDIKIHSSESVEYSTLMFSS; via the exons ATGGAATGTCCACACACACCGAAACGGAAACACATTGGCTGGTGCAGAGCAAATTCCTCAGAGAAATGCATTATAGTAGTGGACACTCTTAAGTACAATGACAATGGAAGAACATCAATCAGAAGACTCAATGAATCTGTTTTCGTAACCACAAGTCAACTTAAGAAGAGTGACTCAGGGACTTATTGGTGCGGACATTACAAGGAAAATTCTATCATAATATCAGACATTGTCATGCTGGAAGTTTTCACAG CAGATTCATGGACACCAAACAAAACCACAGTCAACGGAATGATGGGAAACTCCACCACTCTACACTGTCAGTACGAGGAGCAATTTAAATCATACAAGAAATTCTTGTGTAAAGTAACCTCTGTAAATAGGTGCAGCATCATAGCTAGCTCTGAACAGAGCAACAGCAGAAAGCTATCAATCAGCATAAACAATTACTCTAACTTTGCTGTCACCATGAAGCAGACTGACGAAGTAGATGAAGGGGAGTACTGGTGCGGAGCAACGATAACAGTTGACTTCGAGATCGTACAGGTTAAAATcctggagttttataaag CAACTACAAGAAGACCAAAAGTTCCCACCAACATCGGAAG GAACAACACCCCACAGATATGGCACATTGTGCTTCCACTTGTGTTGGGACTACTAGTCTTATTACTGATAGTTCTGCTTATAAAGAGAATGAAACGGATCAAACCTATCACTCCTGAGA ATAATAACAAaatcccagaaactcctgctacAACCAAG attgagaAAGAAACTGAAGATACCATTACCTATTCCACTGTGACTATTCAGCCTTCTACTCAGGCAGAAGAAAGTCCAGTAATTTATTCTAATCTGAAGGATATGAAAGAGCAAAATGGAGACATCAAGATCCATTCTTCAGAATCAGTGGAATATTCCACCCTCATGTTTAGCTCCTAG